In one Umezawaea sp. Da 62-37 genomic region, the following are encoded:
- a CDS encoding ricin-type beta-trefoil lectin domain protein — MSLLLASTIVVTAGSSPSSAATTRPTVTFANPTTQSTLGAAYTKALTNLLDVNTVRYDPAVYNQSGLMTNPPDTFIRAGGGYEQPWTRDAAVNSWNAASLLSPEVARNTLWSVVRRQSNGQLIVNQDNQWWDQVVWLTAAWNHYQVTGDRAFLGDAYQATTNTITARKNTNFNSTYGLFQGPSFFNDGIAGYPAPPADATESHGGFVGSYPTDKIMTLSTNTLYYSAYHSAALMASALGKPANEVSSLTSAADALKARINQYFWLPTKGSYGYLLHNGDGAPTGQLDESEEGTGLSFAILFGVADNDQARQIVRNAHVQLNGIVDVYPHFPRYSDTNPGRHNVSVWPMIQGYWAEASLRAGDQGRFASEVTTLATLANTGNGFYEIYNFRTGAPDGGWQGPNNHWGPLRDQTWSATAYLRMLYQGMLGMAFLDDGLAFGPNLPWGWGDVTVSGLRYRNATLNVTLRGAGSTIASYRLDGVTSSSRTIPKSLTGTHTVEIALTGGGAGPVHGYANQCLDNSQGNTADGNPVQIWGCNGTSAQQWAVGSGSTLHVSGKCLDVTSGGTANGTLVSLYDCNGTGAQVWLPQPNGALRNPQSGRCLDDVGASTTWGTQVAIWDCNGGANQNWFLPA; from the coding sequence CGTGACGGCGGGGTCGTCGCCGAGTTCGGCGGCGACGACCCGTCCGACGGTGACCTTCGCCAATCCCACCACCCAATCGACCCTCGGTGCCGCCTACACCAAAGCGTTGACGAACCTCTTGGACGTCAACACGGTCCGGTACGACCCGGCTGTGTACAACCAGTCCGGTCTCATGACGAATCCCCCGGACACGTTCATCCGCGCCGGTGGCGGCTACGAGCAGCCGTGGACCCGCGACGCGGCGGTCAACTCGTGGAACGCGGCGAGTCTGCTCTCCCCCGAGGTCGCCCGCAACACGCTCTGGTCGGTGGTCCGTCGACAGTCCAACGGGCAGCTGATCGTCAACCAGGACAACCAGTGGTGGGACCAGGTGGTGTGGCTGACCGCGGCCTGGAACCACTATCAGGTCACCGGCGACCGAGCATTCCTCGGCGACGCCTACCAGGCTACGACGAACACGATCACAGCGCGCAAGAATACCAACTTCAACAGCACCTACGGCCTGTTCCAGGGGCCGTCGTTCTTCAACGACGGGATCGCCGGATATCCGGCACCGCCCGCGGACGCCACCGAGAGCCACGGCGGATTCGTCGGCAGCTACCCGACCGACAAGATCATGACGTTGAGCACCAACACGTTGTACTACTCCGCCTACCACAGCGCCGCGCTCATGGCGTCAGCCCTGGGCAAGCCGGCCAACGAGGTCAGCAGCCTCACCTCCGCCGCGGACGCGCTGAAAGCGAGGATCAACCAGTACTTCTGGCTCCCCACCAAGGGGTCGTACGGCTACCTGCTGCACAACGGCGACGGTGCTCCGACCGGGCAGTTGGACGAGTCGGAGGAGGGAACCGGGCTGTCGTTCGCGATCCTGTTCGGCGTCGCAGACAATGATCAAGCCCGTCAGATCGTGCGGAACGCGCACGTCCAGCTCAACGGGATCGTGGACGTCTACCCGCACTTCCCGCGCTACAGCGACACCAATCCCGGTCGGCACAACGTCTCGGTCTGGCCGATGATCCAGGGGTACTGGGCGGAGGCCTCGCTCCGGGCCGGCGATCAGGGCCGGTTCGCCTCGGAGGTGACGACACTGGCGACCCTCGCGAACACCGGCAACGGCTTCTACGAGATCTACAACTTCCGCACGGGCGCACCGGACGGCGGTTGGCAGGGTCCGAACAACCACTGGGGTCCGCTGCGGGACCAGACGTGGTCGGCGACCGCGTACCTGCGGATGCTCTACCAGGGGATGCTCGGCATGGCGTTCCTCGACGACGGCCTCGCGTTCGGGCCGAACCTGCCGTGGGGTTGGGGCGATGTGACTGTGTCCGGACTGCGGTACCGGAACGCGACCCTCAACGTCACCCTGCGCGGTGCGGGCTCGACCATCGCCTCCTACAGGCTCGACGGCGTGACGTCCTCGTCCCGCACGATCCCCAAGTCGCTGACCGGGACGCACACCGTCGAGATCGCCCTGACCGGTGGCGGCGCGGGCCCGGTCCACGGGTATGCCAACCAGTGCCTCGACAACAGCCAGGGCAACACCGCCGATGGCAACCCGGTGCAAATCTGGGGCTGCAACGGCACCAGCGCCCAACAGTGGGCGGTCGGGTCGGGCAGCACGCTGCACGTCTCCGGCAAGTGCCTGGACGTGACCAGTGGCGGCACCGCGAACGGGACGCTCGTCAGCCTGTACGACTGCAACGGCACGGGCGCCCAGGTGTGGCTGCCGCAGCCCAATGGCGCGCTGCGCAACCCCCAGTCGGGCCGCTGCCTCGACGACGTGGGCGCGTCGACCACGTGGGGCACGCAGGTCGCCATCTGGGACTGCAACGGCGGCGCGAACCAGAACTGGTTCCTGCCGGCGTGA